A stretch of Melospiza georgiana isolate bMelGeo1 unplaced genomic scaffold, bMelGeo1.pri scaffold_29, whole genome shotgun sequence DNA encodes these proteins:
- the LOC131096431 gene encoding olfactory receptor 14J1-like, whose protein sequence is MSNSSSIRHFLLLPLADTRQLQLLHFCLLLGISLAALLGNGLIISAVACGHHLHTPMFFFLLNLALTDLGSICTTVPKAMHNSLWDTRDISYAGCAAQVFLFVFFMSVEVSLLTVMCYDRYVSICKPLHYGTVLGSRACAHMAAAAWASAFLNALMHTANTFSLPLCHGNALGQFFCEIPQILKLSCSKSYLRELGLIAVSVCLAFGCFVFVVFSYVQIFRAVLRIPSEQGRHKAFSTCLPHLAVLSLFVSTAAFAYLKPPSISSKSLDLALSILYSVVPPALNPLIYSLRNQELKAEVWRLITGCFLEH, encoded by the coding sequence atgtccaacagcagctccatcaggcacttcctcctgctgccattggcagacacgcggcagctgcagctcctgcacttctgcctcttgctgggcatctccctggctgccctcctgggcaacggcctcatcatcagcgccgtagcctgcggccaccacctgcacacgcccatgttcttcttcctgctcaacctggccctcactgacctgggctccatctgcaccactgtccccaaagccatgcacaattccctctgggacaccagggacatctcctacgcaggatgtgctgctcaggtgtttctctttgtctttttcatGTCAGTGGAAGTTTCCCTCCTGACcgtcatgtgctacgaccgctacgtgtccatctgcaaacccctgcactacgggaccgtcctgggcagcagagcttgtgcccacatggcagcagctgcctgggccagtgcctttctcaatgctctcatgcacacagccaatacattttccctgcccctgtgccatggcaatgccctgggccagttcttctgtgaaatcccccagatcctcaagctctcctgctccaaatcctaccTCAGGGAACTTGGGCTCATTGCAGTTAGTGTCTGTTTAgcttttggttgttttgtgttcgTTGTTTTCTCCTAcgtgcagatcttcagggctgtgctgaggatcccctctgagcagggacggcacaaagctttttccacctgcctccctcacctggccgtgCTCTCCCTGTTTGTTAGCACTGCAGCCtttgcctacctgaagcccccctccatctcctccaaatccctggatctggccctgtcaattctgtactcagtggtgcctccagccctgaacccgctcatctacagcctgaggaaccaggagctcaaggctgaaGTGTGGAGACTGATTACTGGATGCTTTCTGGAACATTAA